From the genome of Sphingobacterium kitahiroshimense, one region includes:
- a CDS encoding S41 family peptidase, producing the protein MAATYAGVLLVGLLLGQKYADEQGNKQSTSILAGGLTGNSEKVQYLVNLISDNYVDKVSLDTIQDEAIQHIITRLDPFSTYLKPNERLAQAEALEGTFDGIGVEYFNLNDTLLVVGMISAGPAEKSGMKIGDRLVKIANRNIAGVRVTENEVDKLIRGKKGSTVDIIVKRNNEILTTPLKVVRDQVSVSTLDASYMIAPKVAYVKIRRFGHQTSEDFKIKLRDLRKSGAQDLILDLRGNGGGYVHTAIEIASMFFKDKRLLMYTEGANELRRDYFSKETGDFSEGRIVILINEDSASASEIVTGALQDLDRGTVVGRRSYGKGLVQEQFDFADGSAVNLTVARYYTPLGRCIQRKYTRANYDQSKYMTTFDLWTLDTEFNPHDLYTTSKGKMLFGGGGIQPDVLIPIDSNEISAKYREIYHSNSIQEFVYDRFTKKLPAYSIENFLSGYNLPDSEFNDFISFLLKKGIAVNKLEADRLHQIIQSDIEALVGRYYFGREAYFKIKNRKDHFVAGAFRALGIQMH; encoded by the coding sequence GTGGCAGCAACATACGCAGGAGTTTTACTCGTGGGGCTATTGCTTGGGCAAAAATATGCCGATGAACAAGGTAATAAACAGTCAACTTCTATTCTAGCAGGAGGACTGACCGGTAATTCTGAAAAAGTTCAATATCTAGTTAATTTAATATCGGACAATTACGTTGATAAAGTAAGTTTGGATACGATTCAGGATGAAGCCATTCAGCATATCATTACCCGATTAGATCCTTTTTCAACCTATTTAAAACCCAATGAACGTTTAGCACAAGCAGAGGCTCTGGAAGGAACTTTTGATGGTATTGGTGTTGAGTATTTTAATCTTAACGATACCTTGCTTGTTGTCGGAATGATCTCAGCAGGTCCTGCAGAAAAGTCTGGAATGAAGATTGGAGATCGATTGGTCAAAATTGCGAATCGAAATATAGCTGGCGTACGTGTGACAGAAAATGAAGTAGACAAGTTGATTCGAGGTAAAAAAGGATCTACAGTAGACATCATTGTGAAACGAAATAACGAAATCTTGACAACTCCGCTCAAAGTTGTTCGCGATCAAGTATCTGTGAGTACATTGGATGCATCCTACATGATAGCTCCTAAAGTAGCTTACGTAAAAATAAGACGTTTTGGGCATCAGACTTCTGAAGATTTTAAAATCAAATTGCGCGATCTTCGAAAAAGTGGAGCGCAAGATTTAATTTTAGATTTGAGAGGTAATGGCGGCGGTTATGTACATACAGCTATTGAAATAGCCAGTATGTTTTTTAAAGATAAGCGTTTACTGATGTATACCGAAGGAGCCAATGAATTGAGAAGGGATTATTTCTCAAAAGAAACCGGTGATTTTAGTGAAGGTCGCATCGTAATACTTATTAATGAAGATTCAGCTTCCGCAAGCGAGATCGTGACAGGTGCGCTACAGGATTTAGACAGAGGTACAGTAGTCGGTCGTCGTTCCTATGGCAAAGGATTAGTTCAAGAACAATTTGATTTTGCCGATGGCTCTGCCGTTAACCTGACAGTAGCACGTTATTACACGCCTTTGGGCAGATGTATTCAGCGCAAATATACGCGCGCAAATTACGATCAGTCTAAGTATATGACCACATTTGACCTATGGACGTTGGATACCGAATTTAATCCTCATGATTTATATACCACCAGTAAGGGGAAAATGCTATTTGGGGGAGGTGGAATTCAGCCCGACGTTCTCATTCCAATAGATTCCAATGAAATCAGTGCTAAATATAGAGAAATATATCATTCCAATAGTATACAAGAATTTGTTTATGATAGGTTTACAAAAAAATTGCCAGCTTATTCCATAGAAAATTTCTTGAGTGGTTACAATTTGCCTGACTCCGAGTTTAATGATTTCATTTCCTTTTTATTAAAAAAAGGAATAGCTGTGAACAAACTTGAAGCAGATCGTCTGCATCAAATTATTCAGTCAGATATTGAGGCACTAGTAGGACGTTATTATTTTGGTAGAGAAGCTTACTTTAAGATAAAAAATAGAAAAGATCATTTTGTTGCAGGAGCATTTCGTGCATTGGGAATTCAGATGCACTAA
- a CDS encoding endonuclease/exonuclease/phosphatase family protein: MVKRVLLKKKLGYLSRTVFIFNILAIVALLISYSASFINPKTFWPIAFFGLGYLPILLVNIGFIAYWLLRKPKMIVFSLATILLGWPLLTKHWNLRSSSPITQKASDQIRVLSFNAHLFKDINDSKKNFKNDAIKILDSIKPDIVCFQEYYSKIKGKYVISNEFKSKLGYDYHYFAESAKNDYEAYGMTIFSKYPIINSGNILDNDYGINRISYADIEKNDSTIRVYNVHLRSFALQNDEKEFFQNPSSKKETDNAATRRIGRKLKNAFEFRSEQASSLKKHMDACPFPFIVMGDFNDTPMSYSVNRVSKGLHNAFKEKGSGWGVTHYELLPIFQIDYIFASSNFDILNYHVVKRKLSDHYPIWSDLKLKHL, encoded by the coding sequence ATGGTTAAGCGTGTATTGTTAAAAAAAAAATTGGGCTATTTAAGCAGGACCGTTTTCATTTTTAACATTCTTGCTATTGTTGCTTTATTGATTAGCTATTCTGCTTCTTTCATCAATCCTAAGACATTTTGGCCTATTGCATTTTTTGGTTTAGGTTATTTACCGATATTACTTGTCAATATTGGTTTTATTGCTTATTGGTTGTTAAGAAAACCTAAAATGATTGTATTTTCTTTAGCAACGATCTTACTTGGCTGGCCATTGCTAACAAAACACTGGAATTTACGTTCGAGCTCTCCAATAACTCAAAAAGCATCTGATCAGATCCGCGTACTTAGCTTCAATGCCCATCTTTTTAAAGATATCAACGACTCAAAGAAAAATTTCAAAAATGATGCGATAAAGATATTGGACAGTATTAAACCTGACATTGTCTGTTTCCAAGAATATTACAGTAAAATAAAAGGGAAATATGTCATCTCTAATGAGTTTAAGAGCAAACTAGGCTATGACTATCATTATTTTGCAGAAAGTGCCAAAAATGATTATGAGGCTTATGGAATGACCATTTTCTCCAAATATCCGATTATAAATTCTGGTAATATCTTAGATAATGACTATGGTATCAACCGCATTTCGTACGCAGATATTGAAAAAAATGATAGTACTATCCGCGTCTACAATGTTCATCTCAGATCTTTTGCTCTTCAAAATGATGAAAAGGAATTTTTTCAAAATCCATCATCCAAAAAGGAGACTGATAATGCTGCTACACGTCGCATTGGACGAAAGCTTAAAAATGCTTTTGAATTTAGAAGTGAGCAGGCTAGTTCTTTAAAAAAACATATGGACGCTTGTCCTTTCCCTTTTATCGTAATGGGTGACTTTAATGATACTCCTATGAGCTATTCAGTAAATCGGGTGAGTAAGGGTCTCCACAATGCATTTAAAGAAAAAGGATCGGGTTGGGGAGTGACGCATTATGAATTATTGCCGATCTTTCAAATTGATTATATTTTTGCCAGTTCCAATTTTGATATCTTAAATTATCATGTGGTTAAAAGAAAATTATCAGACCACTACCCTATCTGGAGCGATTTGAAATTGAAACACCTTTAG
- a CDS encoding rhomboid family intramembrane serine protease, translated as MFPQLTPVVKNLLIVNIVFFIGSNLSPMAYNYLPVFYPDSPFFKIWQVITHMFMHADLSHIFFNMFSLVMFGSLIEQVLGPKRFLNLYLLSGLGAWLLQSGVQGIELYNATGSFLPLHHSLDLSNLASSNPNLVKEIYTTRMLGASGAVYGILLSFAYLFPNLPLQFLFIPVPVKAKYMIGGFILLEIYMSISRPGDSVAHLAHVGGALFGYILLKVWGIKKGLY; from the coding sequence ATGTTTCCACAATTAACACCTGTTGTCAAGAACTTATTAATAGTCAATATTGTATTTTTTATTGGTTCTAATCTAAGTCCAATGGCGTACAATTATCTTCCAGTATTTTATCCAGATTCACCATTTTTCAAAATTTGGCAGGTCATCACCCATATGTTTATGCATGCGGATCTATCACATATCTTTTTTAATATGTTTTCACTTGTGATGTTTGGCTCCCTTATTGAACAGGTTTTAGGACCTAAACGTTTTCTAAATTTATATTTACTTTCGGGTTTGGGTGCTTGGTTATTACAATCGGGTGTGCAGGGCATTGAACTGTACAATGCTACGGGTTCATTTTTACCTCTGCATCATAGTTTAGATCTTTCTAATTTAGCTTCTAGCAATCCAAACCTTGTTAAAGAAATATACACGACTAGAATGTTAGGTGCTTCAGGTGCTGTTTACGGAATACTTTTATCATTTGCTTATCTATTTCCGAACTTACCATTGCAATTCTTATTTATACCAGTACCCGTTAAAGCCAAATACATGATAGGGGGATTTATTCTTCTCGAAATTTATATGAGTATATCTAGACCGGGCGATTCTGTTGCACACTTAGCTCATGTCGGTGGAGCTTTATTTGGTTATATACTATTAAAGGTCTGGGGTATAAAAAAAGGATTATATTAA
- a CDS encoding rhomboid family intramembrane serine protease: protein MRENSFKNFIRTTFGSGSPIPFIIGGQVFLFILIYFFDLLFELKIISFPLFQWSVDKLSLPTNFQAFIQQPWSLLTYNFLYTGLFNVAFDCLWLYWLGTIFFNFLNRKQFLFIYIVSAIMSGLIFLVFSHLALFSNTINPPLSTGAFGLASILAATATLVPKYELRLLLFGNVKLKTIAIIYFAIQFLFFILTNRPAAISYFCSILFGMGFIYALQSGMDWSKVFKRKQKRSTKMKVVVGNGAQQSKHHRYDLPNQDQIDQILDKISLTGYDSLSSHEKEILFKASNNNNKIDG, encoded by the coding sequence ATGAGGGAAAACTCGTTCAAAAACTTTATCAGGACAACCTTCGGTTCAGGCTCTCCCATCCCATTTATTATTGGTGGACAGGTTTTCCTATTTATTCTGATTTATTTTTTTGATCTCCTTTTTGAGCTGAAGATTATTTCTTTCCCTCTTTTTCAATGGAGCGTAGATAAACTAAGTTTACCAACAAATTTTCAGGCATTCATCCAGCAACCGTGGTCTCTACTTACGTATAACTTTCTATATACGGGCCTTTTCAATGTTGCTTTTGATTGTTTGTGGCTGTATTGGTTAGGTACTATTTTCTTTAATTTTTTAAATAGGAAACAGTTTCTTTTCATTTACATTGTCTCCGCTATCATGTCCGGACTGATCTTTTTAGTCTTCTCACACCTTGCTCTTTTCTCCAATACGATTAATCCTCCATTGAGCACTGGAGCATTTGGATTAGCGTCAATTTTAGCAGCTACAGCTACCTTAGTTCCAAAATATGAACTTAGACTATTGCTGTTTGGGAATGTTAAATTAAAGACTATCGCTATCATTTATTTTGCAATCCAGTTTTTGTTCTTCATACTTACGAATAGACCTGCGGCCATCAGTTATTTTTGTTCCATTCTCTTTGGAATGGGATTTATTTATGCACTGCAATCGGGCATGGACTGGTCTAAAGTATTTAAAAGAAAACAGAAAAGGTCCACAAAAATGAAAGTTGTCGTAGGTAATGGTGCACAACAATCAAAGCATCATCGTTATGATTTACCCAATCAGGATCAGATCGATCAAATTTTGGATAAGATATCCTTAACAGGGTATGATAGTCTAAGTTCACACGAAAAAGAAATTCTTTTCAAAGCAAGCAATAATAATAATAAGATCGATGGTTAA